Within the Bradyrhizobium ottawaense genome, the region GGCCACGGAACTGCGGCCCCTGGGTTTGCCACCCAAGACATCAACGTTGCCGGACCGGTGGCCCGCAGTGCGCACGACCTCGAATGCGTGCTGCAGACAATTGCTGGACCCGAGGCGGACGAGGCGCTGGCCTACCACCTGACATTACCGCGCTGCGCGCATACGGCATTGAGCACGTTCCGCGTTGCCGTTCTTCCCAGCCACCCCTTTGCCGAAGTCGACGCGGAAGTGAGCGAGACCATTGAAGCGCTCGGACGGTGGCTGGAGAGCCAGAATGCGAAGGTTAGCTGGCAGGCGCGCCCCGACATCGATGCGATCGAGTTGTGGCACATCTATATTCTGCTGCTCCGAGCAACCACATCCATCTACACGGACGACGCGGCTTTTGCCGCTCTGCTCGACCGGGCGGAACCTAATTCCACCGACCACAGCTATGCGGCCCTGCAATTCGTCGGCGCCGGCATGCACCACCGGCGCTGGCTGCACCTGCAGGCGGCGCGCAGGCGCTTCGCTCAGGCATGGCAGCGGTTCTTTTGCGACTACGATGTGCTGCTGTGCCCGGCTGCCGCCACGACCGCGTTCCCGCTCAACGAAGCGGGTGAGCCGTGGCAGCGCGTGCTGTCCGTCAACGGCAACCCGCAGCCGATGACGACCCAGCTATTCTGGGCCGGGTATTCTGGCTTGTGCGGTCTGCCGTCGACCATAGCGCCCATCGGCCCCGGGCACAGCGGACTGCCGGTCGGCGTGCAGATCGTCGCTCCGCGCTTCGGCGATCTGACGTCGCTGCGTTTTGCCCAGCTGTTGGAGAGTCACGGTCACGCATTCGAGCCGCCGCTGGCAGTTACGCCGGCGGCGCAAGGTGTTCACGGCCAGTGAAGGCCACGTACAACGGTAAGAAGGGGGCGATAATGCTGGATTGGTTTAAAGAGTTGTCACGCATGGAACGCAAGGGCTTCTATGGCGCGTTCCTCGGACACGCGGTCGACATCTTCGACTTCATGATCTATTCGTTCTTGATCCCCACGCTGCTTCTGCAGTGGGGCATGAGCAAATCGGCGGCGGGCGCCATCGTCACGTGGACGCTGGTATCGTCCCTCGTGGGCGCGATCGGTGCGGGGCTGCTGGCGGACCGCTACGGTCGCGTGCGCGTGCTGCGCTGGACGATCGTCGTGTTTGCGGTAGCTTGTTTCCTGTGCGGCATGGCCAATTCGCCCGAGCAGCTCATGATCTTCCGCACCATCCAGGGGCTTGGCTTCGGCGGTGAATCGTCGCTGTGCATGGTGCTGGTGACGGAGATGATCCGCAATCCGGCGCACCGAGGCAAATATTCCGGTTTTACCGCAAGCAGCTTTTCGTTTGGCTGGGGCGCCGCAGCGATCGCCTATGCGATCACCTTCAACCTGTTCGCGCCGGGCATTGCTTGGCGGGTTTGCTTCTTCCTCGGCATCCTGCCGGCGCTGGTAGTGGTGTATTTGCGTCGTAATCTGGAAGAACCCGAGCTTTTTCTCAGGAGCCGCGCGCGGCAGAACGGAGCGTCGCCGGCGCAGAGCTTCATGCGCGTGTTCCGCAAACCGCTGATGAGAAAGACGGTGCTGTGCAGCCTGTTGTCCGGCGGCATGCTCGGAGCGTATTACGCGATCGCCACCTGGCTGCCGACCTTCCTGAAGACCGAGCGCGGCTTGTCCGTCTTCGGCACCAGTTCGTATCTCACCGTGACCATCCTCGGCTCGTTTGTCGGCTACGTGGCCGGCGCCTACGCCACGGACCGCTGGGGCCGCCGCCTGACCTATATTGTCTTCGCGGCAGGCGCCTTCGCGATGGCGCTGACGTATATGGTGATCCCCATCTCCAATACGTCGATGCTGTTCCTCGGCTTTCCGCTCGGAGTAATGATGCAAGGCGTGTTCTCCGGCATCGGCGCGACTATCTCGGAGTCGTATCCGAACGACGTTCGCGCGACCGGCTATGGCGTGTCCTACAACGTGGGCCGTGTCATCGGTTCGCTCTTCCCGCTGTCGGTGGGATGGCTGAGCAGCAATGGCACCTCTCTGCCGCTGGCGATCGCTCTGGTGGCCGGCGTTGGTTATGCCATGGTGATCCTCTCGGCCGCACTGCTGCCGGAAACCACCGGCATCGAACTGGACGAGACAACTGGTGAGGGCGTAACCGTCCACGACGACGGGCGCCAGCAGGCACCCGCGGGCCGGCTTGCGTGATCACGGGGACTGCGTGGTTTCGTCTGAATAGGCCGGAACGGGTGGGGACTCGTCGTCGCCTGAAACGGCAGGCGACCCACTCGCCAAACAAAAATGGCCCGCGCGAGGCGGGCCATTTTCTCATCGGGACCAGTGTGTCCGAATTTGGTTGCGGGGATAGGATTTGAACCTATGACCTTCAGGTTATGAGCCTGACGAGCTACCGGGCTGCTCCACCCCGCGTTAAACCGTTGCGATGCCGTCTCAAAAGCTGATCCGAAGCGAAAGCGGCCAACGCTTTGGGCGTCGATCGTCCCGACCGGAGGCTTCCTGAGAAGGCAACCCGGGCAAAGCCATCGGGTGCGAGCGGTATGTATCAACGTGCACCCGCTTTGGAAAGGCCAAAAGCTACCGTTTTTGAGGTTTTTGTGACGCCGGAAACGCGGCAAAACCATCCCATGGAACCGGCCTTGCCATAAACGCCGCAAAAGCGGAGTTTCCGGACAAATACCGGCGGGTAAACCGCCTGGGAGCCGCTCCGGGTCTGGTCCTTCGGACCACCCGGAATGACGAACAAGAACAATTGGGGGAAATGCGCGTGACGGATACATACGATTTCGTGGTGGTGGGCGGCGGCTCCGGCGGCTGTACGGTGGCGGGACGGCTTTCGGAGGATCCGCAGACCTCGGTGGCGTTGCTGGATGCCGGCGGCAGGAACGACAATTGGGTGGTGACGACGCCGTTCGCGCTGGTGCTGATGGTCGCCGGCAACGTCAACAACTGGGCCTTCAACACCGTGCCGCAAAAGGGCCTCAACGGCCGCATCGGCTATCAGCCGCGCGGCAAGGGGCTCGGCGGTTCGTCGGCGATCAACGCGATGGTCTATATCCGCGGCCACCGTGCCGACTACGACCGATGGGCCTCGCTCGGCAACACCGGCTGGTCCTTCAACGACGTGCTGCCCTATTTCAAGCGTTCGGAAAACAACGCCGATTTCGGCGGCGAGTATCACGGCAAGGACGGCCCGCTCTCGGTCAATAAATTGCGCACCGACAATCCGGTGCAGCAGATCTTCCTGCAGGCGGCGCAGGAAGGACAGTTTCGCCTGCGCGAGGATTTCAATGCCGACGAACACGAAGGGCTTGGCATCTACCAGGTGACGCAGAAGAACGGCGAGCGCTGCAGCGCCGCGCGCGCCTATATCCACCCCCACATGGAGAACCGCGCCAACCTGCGGGTCGATACCGGCGCGCACGCGACCCGCATCCTGTTCGAAGGCAAGCGTGCCGTCGGCGTAGAGTACCGCCAGGGCAAGGAGCTGAAGCAGATCCGCGCGCGGCGCGAGGTGATTGTCGCTTCCGGCGCGTTCCAGACGCCGCAACTGCTGCAGTTGTCCGGCGTCGGCGATGGCGCAGCGCTTGGCAAGCACGGCATTGCGAGCGTGCATCATCTGCCGGGCGTTGGCGCCAACCTGCAGGACCATCCGGATTTCGTGTTCGGCTACATGTCCGACAATCCGAACTTCAACGGCCTCTCGCTCAAGGGCATCCCGCGGCTGTTGCGCGCGATCGGCCAGTACCGGCGCGAACGCCGCGGGCCGATGACGTCGAATTTTGCCGAATGCGGCGGCTTTCTGAAGACCCGGCCCGACCTCGATATCCCCGATATCCAGCTCCATTTCGGCATGGCGATGGCGGATGATCACGGCCGCAAGCGCCACCGCGGCACCGGCTTCACCTGCCACGTCTGCCTGCTGCGGCCGAAGAGCCGCGGCACGGTTTCGCTCGGCAGCGTCGATCCGTTCGCAGCCCCCCTGATCGATCCGAACTTCTTCGGCGACGAGGCGGATCTGGAAACCATGGTCGCGGGCTTCAAGACCACCCGGCGGCTGATGGAGACGCCGGCACTGAAAGCCCTGCAGAAAAAGGAAATGTACACCGAAGGCGTGCACACCGACGACGAGATCCGAAGCCTGCTGCGCCAGCGCGTCGATACCGTCTATCACCCGGTCGGCACCTGCAAGATGGGCGTCAACGATCCCATGGCCGTGGTCGATCCCAAGCTCAGGGTATACGGCCTCGAGGGCCTGCGCGTGGTCGACGCGTCAGTGATGCCGACGTTGATCGGCGGCAACACCAACGCCCCGACCATCATGATCGGCGAAAAGGCCGCCGACATGATCAAGGCCGAGATGCGGGCAAGCTAAGTTGCTTTCTCGCTATGGCCGGGCAAGAGCGCGAAGCGCGTCTTCGTGCCCGATGTCCCGGCCATTGCTTTTTTACAGACGATTTTAGCGATCGCGAACCCGGTTCCTTGACACGTCAGTCGTATTGGAACCGGCGGAGCGTTCGCCATGAACAATTTCGATGCCATTGTCTGTGTCGGCCTGGTGTTCGCCGTGGTCACCGGTTTCAATACCGGACTGGTGCGCAGCGCGGTCACGATCCTGGCGTATGTGGTGGCAGCGCCGATCGCGATGTGGGCGATGTCCGCGCTGTCGCCGCCCGCGAGCGGCAATCTTGCCTCGGCCATGGCTCAGAACGGGTTGGTGTTCTTCGGCATTTTTCTGTTCGCCGGCATGGCGCTCGGAAAGCTGGCGCGGGTGGCAGTCGACGAGGCCACCGGATCGCAAGCCGGCATCGTGGACCGGCTCTGCGGCGCCGTACTGGGCGCGGTGCGCGTCGGCCTGATTGCGGTTACCGTCGTTCTGGTCGTCGACCAGCTGCTGCCGCCACGACTTCAGCCGCCCTGGCTGACCGGCTCGCAACTGCGGCCATGGCTCTCCGCGGCCGGGCAAAAAGGCGTCAAATCGCTGCCGCCGGATGTCGCCGCCACCCTCGATCGGCTGAAGCGAAACCAGCAGATATAATAGACTTACTGATATGCGTTTCGACCGGCGTGCAGCCACTTATCATGCCTGCCTGACTTGGCTACAGTGGCCCCATCGGAACTTTCAAAAAATCACCTGACATAACGGGAGTGAAACTGTGGATCTTGGGATCAAAGGCCGCCGCGCCATCGTGTGCGCATCCAGCAAGGGACTCGGGCGCGCCTGCGCGATGGCGCTGGCCAACGAGGGCGTGCATGTGACGCTGACGGCGCGCGGCGCCGAAACGCTGAAAAAGACCGCCGATGAAATCCGCAAAGCCCATCCCGGCGTCACGGTGACCGAGGTCGCCGGCGACATCACCACGCCTGAGGGGCGCGATGCCGCGCTGAAAGCCTGTCCCGATCCGGACATCCTGATCAACAATGCCGGCGGCCCGCCGCCCGGCGACTTCCGCAACTGGACTCGCGACGACTGGATCAAGGCGATCGACGCCAACATGCTGACCCCGATCGAGCTGATCAAGGCGACGGTGGACGGCATGATGGCCCGCAAGTTCGGCCGCATCGTCAACATCACCTCGGCCGCGGTGAAGGCGCCGATCGAGATACTGGGTCTTTCCAACGGCGCCCGCGCCGGCCTCACCGGCTTCGTCGCCGGCATCTCGCGCAAGACCGTCATCAACAACGTCACCATCAACGGCCTGCTGCCCGGCCCGTTCGACACCGACCGCCTGCGCGGCACGGCGAAGGGCGAATCGGAAAAGCGCGGTCTTCCCGTCGAGCAGGTGCTGGCGGAACGCGCCAAGCTCAATCCGGCCGGACGTTTCGGCACGCCCGAAGAATTCGGCGATGCCTGCGCGTTCCTGTGCAGCGCCAAGTCCGGCTTCATCACCGGCCAGAACATCCTGCTCGACGGCGGCGCATTCCCGGGCACGCTCTAGTGCCGCCGGAGGGCCGTTAGATGAAGGCAGTCTGGTACGAACGAACGGGCCCCGCGCTCGAGGTTTTGACCTATGGCGAGATGCCGACGCCGGTGGCCGGCCCGGGCGAAGTCCGGGTGCGGCTGGAGGCGTCCGGCGTCAACCCCGCCGATGTCGGCCGCCGCGGCGGCAGCTATCGCACGCTGGAATATCCGCGTGTGATTCCGAACAGCGATGGCGCCGGGATTGTCGATCAGGTCGGCGACGGCGTCACGCGATTGCAGGCCGGCCAGCGGGTCTGGCTGTTCAACGGCCAGCGCAACGGCCGCGCCTTCGGCACCGCGGCCGAATACATCACGCTATCAGAACATCTGGTGACGCCGCTGCCGGACAACCTGTCGTTCGCAGCCGGCGCCACGCTCGGCATTCCCGGCATGACGGCGTGGTGCTGCCTCTATTGCGACGGACCGATCGCGGGACAGACCGTGCTCGTCACCGGCGGCGCCGGTGCTGTCGGACATTATGCCGTGCAGCTCGCCAAGTGGGGCGGCGCCAAGGTGATCGCGACCGTCAGTTCGGCGATGAAGGCGGAACAGGCGCGGCTCGCCGGCGCCGATCTCGCCATCAATTACCGCAACGAGGACGTCATCGCGAAAGTGCTGGCCTTTACCGGGCAGCGCGGCGTCGACCGCGTGGTCGATGTCGATTTCGGCGGCAACATCGAGATCACCTTGAAACTGATGGCCATGAATTCGACCATCGCGGTCTACGCCACCAACGGCAACCGGACGCCGCTCGTCCCGATGCGCGACCTGATGGAAAAATGCATCGCCCTGCGTGCGCTGGTGCTGTTCGCGCTGCCACCGCCGCTGTTGGCGGCAGGACAGGCTGACATCACGAAATGGCTCACGGCCGGCACCCGTCTTCACAACGTCGCCGGTCAGTTCGCGCTGTCGGACACCGCGCAGGCGCACCTGGCCGTGGAAAAAGGCGACAAGCTCGGCACCGTCATCGTCGACTGCGCGCGGTGAGCCGCAGCGAGAACGCCAGAATAAAACAGGGAAATGCCGGATGCACTGGAATGTGGGCAAGGTCAAAATCACCAAGATCGTCGAAATGGAAACCGTCGGCAGCACCCGCTTCATCCTGCCGCTGGCGACCAACCAGGAGATGCAGAAACTTCCCTGGCTGATCCCCCATTTCGCCACCGAGGAAGGCCGGCTGAAAATGTCGATCCACTCGCTCCTGGTGGAGACGCCGTCGCGCCGGATCATCGTCGACACCGGCCTCGGCAACGACAAGCAGGGCCGCAACGTGCCGACCTGGAACAACCGCCAGGATCCGTTCCTCGACACCCTGACCGCGGCAGGTTTTGCGCCCGACAGCATCGACACGGTGCTTTGCACCCATCTGCATGTCGACCATGTCGGCTGGAACACAAGGCTGGTCGACGGCAAATGGGTGCCGACTTTCCCTGGGGCGCGCTATGTGTTCGGCAAGACCGAATATGAGCACTGGCGCGACCATAGCCACGAAGAGCCGGACAAATTGGCCGTCTTCAACGATTCCGTGAAACCCATCGCCGATGCCGGCCGGGCCGATCTGGTCGCCTCCGACGCCAGGCTTGCGGACGAGATCACCCTGATCCCGACCCCCGGCCACAGCCCCGGCCATATCAGCATCCACGTCACGTCGGACGGCCACGAAGCCCTGCTCACCGGCGACGTTGCCCATCATCCCTGCCAGATGGCCCATCTCGACTGGTCGTCAACGGCGGATTCCGACCCCAAACAATCCGCGGAGACGCGGCGCGAGCTGTTCTCGCGCTTTGCCGACACGCCGACGCTGGTGATCGGCGGCCACTTCAATGCCGGCCATATCAAGCGCGAGGGGGCTGCCTTCAAGTTCGTCGCCTTGGGGTGATGCCGCTCCGCTTCCCCTCATGGTGAGGAGCGCGTCTTCGCGCGTCTCGGGACGGCGCTACGCGTCGCCCTGCGAACCATGAGGCCCGCGGCCCATCCTTCGAGACGGCAGCGTTGCGGCCTCCTCAGGATGAGGGTGTGCAATGCAGCGGCGCTTTACATCGGCAGTTGAATTTCCCCCCGCGCTGTTCCAAAAGCATTCCAAGTCGAGAAGTCCACAAGAAAACCCGCCAGGGAGTGAAGAAAATGAAGCTTGTTCGTTACGGCGCCAAGGGTGCGGAAAAGCCGGGCCTGATCGATAAATCCGGCCAATTGCGCGATCTCTCCGCCCATGTGAAGGACCTCGACGGCGAGGCCTATGCGCCGGCCTCGCTGGCCAAGCTCGCCGGCCTCGATGCGTCCAAGCTGCCCGCCGTCGACGGCAAGCCGCGCTTCGGCGCCCCGGTCACCGGCATCTCGAAATTCGTCGCGATCGGCCTGAACTATGTCGATCACGCCAAGGAAACCGGCTCGCCGATCCCGACCGAGCCGATCTTCTTCATCAAGGCCAACACCGCGCTCTCCGGCCCCAATGATGCGGTCGAAAAACCCCGCGGCTCGACCAAGCTCGACTGGGAAGTCGAGATCGCGGCCATCATCGGCACCCGCGCCAAGTATGTCAGCGAAGCCGATGCCCTCAATCACGTCGCCGGCTATTGCGTCTGCAACGACGTCTCGGAACGCAACTTCCAGATCGAGCGCCTCGGTCAGTGGACCAAGGGCAAGTCGCACGACACGTTCGGTCCGGTCGGTCCGTGGCTGGTGACCAGGGATGAAATCCCCGACGTGCAGAAGCTGTCGATGTGGCTCGACGTCAACGGCCAGCGCCGCCAGACCGGATCGACCTCGACCATGATCTTCACCATGGCGAAGTGCATTTCCTACGTCTCGCAGTTCATGACGCTGCTGCCCGGTGACATCGTCACCACGGGCACGCCCCCCGGCGTCGGCACCGGCATGAAGCCGCCGCAGTTCCTCAATGTCGGCGACGTCGTCACCCTTGGCATCGAAGGCCTCGGCGAGCAGCGCCAGGAAATCATCGCGGCGTAAAGCCATGCATGGCGCTCGCGCGCGCTACCGTCATCGCGAGCCAACGGGTCGGGCGAATGCCCGCCCGATGACAAGCTCCGCGAAGCAATCCATCTGACCTCATAAAGAAAGACTGGATTGCTTCGTCGCTTCGCTCCCTTGCACAAACGCATCGCGTTTGTTGCAGGCAATAACGGGCCACTGCGTGATCGA harbors:
- a CDS encoding amidase; the encoded protein is MNALDLPCPDDSRGSLCFAPLWRAVQWLQSGQTSAAELVDACEHAYLAANATVNAMVVADFEGAHRAAAESDQRRRANAALGALDGIPFSIKESFDVQGWPTTCGSPAHATHCASQDALVVERLRAQGAVLLGKTNVPLGLRDWQTYNALYGTTRNPRDPSRTPGGSSGGSAAAVCAGMSFFDIGSDIGSSLRNPAHYCGVFSHKSSLGIVPLTGHGTAAPGFATQDINVAGPVARSAHDLECVLQTIAGPEADEALAYHLTLPRCAHTALSTFRVAVLPSHPFAEVDAEVSETIEALGRWLESQNAKVSWQARPDIDAIELWHIYILLLRATTSIYTDDAAFAALLDRAEPNSTDHSYAALQFVGAGMHHRRWLHLQAARRRFAQAWQRFFCDYDVLLCPAAATTAFPLNEAGEPWQRVLSVNGNPQPMTTQLFWAGYSGLCGLPSTIAPIGPGHSGLPVGVQIVAPRFGDLTSLRFAQLLESHGHAFEPPLAVTPAAQGVHGQ
- a CDS encoding MFS transporter yields the protein MLDWFKELSRMERKGFYGAFLGHAVDIFDFMIYSFLIPTLLLQWGMSKSAAGAIVTWTLVSSLVGAIGAGLLADRYGRVRVLRWTIVVFAVACFLCGMANSPEQLMIFRTIQGLGFGGESSLCMVLVTEMIRNPAHRGKYSGFTASSFSFGWGAAAIAYAITFNLFAPGIAWRVCFFLGILPALVVVYLRRNLEEPELFLRSRARQNGASPAQSFMRVFRKPLMRKTVLCSLLSGGMLGAYYAIATWLPTFLKTERGLSVFGTSSYLTVTILGSFVGYVAGAYATDRWGRRLTYIVFAAGAFAMALTYMVIPISNTSMLFLGFPLGVMMQGVFSGIGATISESYPNDVRATGYGVSYNVGRVIGSLFPLSVGWLSSNGTSLPLAIALVAGVGYAMVILSAALLPETTGIELDETTGEGVTVHDDGRQQAPAGRLA
- a CDS encoding GMC family oxidoreductase, translating into MTDTYDFVVVGGGSGGCTVAGRLSEDPQTSVALLDAGGRNDNWVVTTPFALVLMVAGNVNNWAFNTVPQKGLNGRIGYQPRGKGLGGSSAINAMVYIRGHRADYDRWASLGNTGWSFNDVLPYFKRSENNADFGGEYHGKDGPLSVNKLRTDNPVQQIFLQAAQEGQFRLREDFNADEHEGLGIYQVTQKNGERCSAARAYIHPHMENRANLRVDTGAHATRILFEGKRAVGVEYRQGKELKQIRARREVIVASGAFQTPQLLQLSGVGDGAALGKHGIASVHHLPGVGANLQDHPDFVFGYMSDNPNFNGLSLKGIPRLLRAIGQYRRERRGPMTSNFAECGGFLKTRPDLDIPDIQLHFGMAMADDHGRKRHRGTGFTCHVCLLRPKSRGTVSLGSVDPFAAPLIDPNFFGDEADLETMVAGFKTTRRLMETPALKALQKKEMYTEGVHTDDEIRSLLRQRVDTVYHPVGTCKMGVNDPMAVVDPKLRVYGLEGLRVVDASVMPTLIGGNTNAPTIMIGEKAADMIKAEMRAS
- a CDS encoding CvpA family protein; translated protein: MNNFDAIVCVGLVFAVVTGFNTGLVRSAVTILAYVVAAPIAMWAMSALSPPASGNLASAMAQNGLVFFGIFLFAGMALGKLARVAVDEATGSQAGIVDRLCGAVLGAVRVGLIAVTVVLVVDQLLPPRLQPPWLTGSQLRPWLSAAGQKGVKSLPPDVAATLDRLKRNQQI
- a CDS encoding SDR family oxidoreductase, with product MDLGIKGRRAIVCASSKGLGRACAMALANEGVHVTLTARGAETLKKTADEIRKAHPGVTVTEVAGDITTPEGRDAALKACPDPDILINNAGGPPPGDFRNWTRDDWIKAIDANMLTPIELIKATVDGMMARKFGRIVNITSAAVKAPIEILGLSNGARAGLTGFVAGISRKTVINNVTINGLLPGPFDTDRLRGTAKGESEKRGLPVEQVLAERAKLNPAGRFGTPEEFGDACAFLCSAKSGFITGQNILLDGGAFPGTL
- a CDS encoding NADPH:quinone reductase, with translation MKAVWYERTGPALEVLTYGEMPTPVAGPGEVRVRLEASGVNPADVGRRGGSYRTLEYPRVIPNSDGAGIVDQVGDGVTRLQAGQRVWLFNGQRNGRAFGTAAEYITLSEHLVTPLPDNLSFAAGATLGIPGMTAWCCLYCDGPIAGQTVLVTGGAGAVGHYAVQLAKWGGAKVIATVSSAMKAEQARLAGADLAINYRNEDVIAKVLAFTGQRGVDRVVDVDFGGNIEITLKLMAMNSTIAVYATNGNRTPLVPMRDLMEKCIALRALVLFALPPPLLAAGQADITKWLTAGTRLHNVAGQFALSDTAQAHLAVEKGDKLGTVIVDCAR
- a CDS encoding MBL fold metallo-hydrolase → MHWNVGKVKITKIVEMETVGSTRFILPLATNQEMQKLPWLIPHFATEEGRLKMSIHSLLVETPSRRIIVDTGLGNDKQGRNVPTWNNRQDPFLDTLTAAGFAPDSIDTVLCTHLHVDHVGWNTRLVDGKWVPTFPGARYVFGKTEYEHWRDHSHEEPDKLAVFNDSVKPIADAGRADLVASDARLADEITLIPTPGHSPGHISIHVTSDGHEALLTGDVAHHPCQMAHLDWSSTADSDPKQSAETRRELFSRFADTPTLVIGGHFNAGHIKREGAAFKFVALG
- a CDS encoding fumarylacetoacetate hydrolase family protein, which gives rise to MKLVRYGAKGAEKPGLIDKSGQLRDLSAHVKDLDGEAYAPASLAKLAGLDASKLPAVDGKPRFGAPVTGISKFVAIGLNYVDHAKETGSPIPTEPIFFIKANTALSGPNDAVEKPRGSTKLDWEVEIAAIIGTRAKYVSEADALNHVAGYCVCNDVSERNFQIERLGQWTKGKSHDTFGPVGPWLVTRDEIPDVQKLSMWLDVNGQRRQTGSTSTMIFTMAKCISYVSQFMTLLPGDIVTTGTPPGVGTGMKPPQFLNVGDVVTLGIEGLGEQRQEIIAA